A window from Luteibacter flocculans encodes these proteins:
- a CDS encoding ABC-type transport auxiliary lipoprotein family protein yields MSRARLAAPLILALLTACSILPKAESPHIYTLPAAPGARPAAASPVPWALRVATPNAPRALDNARIAVVPEANTITVYAGARWADSAPKLFRERLADAFRDGGRVPAISTDDSNLAADYELGGSLSAFQTEYTNGKPEVVVRYDAVLAATRKHQIVSSRRFEVREPVDGKEVPKVVEAFGRAMDKVSGDVVRWTMDSIPAR; encoded by the coding sequence ATGAGCCGTGCCCGCCTCGCCGCCCCGCTGATTCTCGCGCTGCTGACGGCATGCTCGATCCTGCCCAAGGCGGAGTCGCCCCATATCTACACGCTGCCTGCCGCGCCAGGCGCGCGACCGGCAGCAGCCAGCCCGGTCCCTTGGGCGCTGCGTGTCGCCACCCCGAACGCACCACGCGCGCTCGACAACGCGCGCATCGCTGTGGTCCCCGAGGCCAACACCATCACGGTCTATGCCGGCGCACGATGGGCCGACAGCGCGCCCAAGCTGTTCCGCGAACGGCTGGCCGATGCGTTCCGCGACGGTGGGCGCGTACCCGCCATCAGCACCGACGACAGCAACCTCGCCGCCGACTACGAACTCGGTGGCAGCCTCAGCGCGTTCCAGACCGAATACACGAACGGCAAACCGGAAGTCGTCGTGCGTTACGACGCTGTGCTCGCGGCAACCCGCAAGCACCAGATCGTGAGCAGCCGGCGCTTCGAAGTGCGCGAGCCCGTCGATGGCAAGGAGGTGCCGAAAGTGGTGGAAGCGTTCGGCCGCGCCATGGACAAGGTATCCGGCGACGTCGTCCGCTGGACGATGGACAGCATACCTGCGCGCTAA
- a CDS encoding electron transfer flavoprotein subunit beta/FixA family protein: MKILVGYKRVVDYNVRIQVKPDGTGVVTDGVKLSANPFDDIALEEALRLREKGVADEVVVVGIGPADLTAHLRNGLAMGANRAIHVQTADAVSPLTAARTLLKLVEKEQPGLVILGKQAIDDDANQTGQMLAALWDRPQATFAGKVEIADGKAKVTREVDAGLEVIEADLPAVITTDLRLNEPRFIKLPDIMKAKSKPIDVIELGSLGVETADHIKTTHYAAPPKRSKGVMVKDAAELVAALKQKGLL; encoded by the coding sequence ATGAAGATTCTGGTCGGCTACAAGCGCGTCGTGGACTACAACGTCCGCATTCAGGTCAAGCCCGACGGCACCGGCGTGGTCACGGACGGCGTCAAGCTCTCCGCCAACCCGTTCGACGATATTGCCCTCGAAGAGGCCTTGCGCCTGCGCGAGAAAGGCGTGGCTGACGAAGTGGTCGTCGTGGGCATCGGCCCGGCAGACCTGACCGCACACCTCCGCAACGGCCTGGCCATGGGCGCCAACCGTGCCATCCACGTGCAAACGGCGGACGCCGTGTCGCCGCTGACGGCTGCCCGAACGCTCCTCAAGCTGGTCGAAAAGGAGCAGCCGGGCCTCGTGATCCTCGGCAAGCAGGCCATCGATGACGACGCCAACCAGACCGGCCAGATGCTGGCCGCCCTCTGGGACCGCCCCCAGGCCACGTTCGCAGGCAAGGTAGAGATTGCGGATGGCAAGGCCAAGGTGACCCGCGAAGTCGACGCCGGCCTGGAAGTCATCGAAGCCGATCTGCCGGCCGTCATCACCACCGATCTCCGCCTCAACGAACCGCGCTTCATCAAGCTGCCGGACATCATGAAGGCCAAGTCCAAGCCGATCGACGTCATCGAGCTGGGCTCGCTGGGCGTCGAGACCGCTGACCACATCAAGACCACCCACTACGCCGCTCCGCCCAAGCGCAGCAAGGGCGTGATGGTGAAGGACGCCGCCGAGCTCGTCGCGGCCCTCAAGCAGAAGGGCCTGCTGTAA
- a CDS encoding amidase, with product MNTMPPVADVDMRRATLLQILHWLAIGRVQPQALSDVYQDAIERLNPRLNAFVDFSVSLIQEQALAADRRRRDGVIGRLDGMPIAIKDNFDVAGVPTRAGMRRRTVVPEEDAHVVARLRASGAVLLGKTNMDEGALGLATNNPFHGATHNPHRLGYTAGGSSGGAAAAVAAGLAVAAIGSDTLGSIRVPASYCGVYAIKPTHGEISARGLVPAARRLDAVGLLARGVDDLTVLLQTLAGYDADDARSRRRRVAFSPPDWEPGNLRAGFLPDLAAVGVERDVIDVFEDALSKLKGELGERRTVDFSDWDFARTRRAGLLLMEAEMLNTFATELADEAYPVSSGFRDMVDFAARKSAADYVAADLVLDAATLKMRRLFAQVDVLVLPTTPQGAFPLDGPVPSSQADLCSFASLAGCPAVSIPMGTLPNGMPIGLQLVGARGSDLRLLELAGVCASSLDAEPAYPVEPH from the coding sequence ATGAATACGATGCCGCCGGTCGCCGATGTCGATATGCGCCGCGCCACATTGCTGCAGATCCTGCATTGGCTGGCGATTGGACGGGTCCAGCCCCAGGCCCTGTCCGACGTCTATCAGGACGCCATCGAGCGCCTGAATCCCCGGCTCAACGCGTTCGTCGATTTCAGCGTCTCCCTCATCCAGGAGCAGGCGCTGGCGGCTGACCGCCGCCGTCGTGACGGTGTCATCGGTCGGCTGGACGGTATGCCGATCGCGATCAAGGACAACTTTGACGTGGCCGGCGTGCCCACGCGCGCCGGTATGCGGCGGCGCACCGTCGTGCCGGAGGAAGACGCTCACGTGGTGGCCCGGCTGCGCGCCTCGGGTGCCGTGCTGCTGGGCAAGACGAACATGGATGAGGGCGCGCTTGGCCTCGCCACCAATAATCCGTTTCATGGCGCAACGCACAATCCGCACCGGCTCGGTTACACCGCCGGAGGATCGTCGGGTGGCGCCGCTGCTGCCGTGGCGGCGGGCTTGGCCGTCGCCGCGATCGGCTCCGATACGCTGGGCTCGATTCGCGTGCCGGCCAGCTATTGCGGCGTCTACGCGATCAAGCCCACCCATGGCGAGATCTCGGCGCGCGGTCTCGTTCCTGCGGCGCGCCGCCTCGATGCCGTGGGTCTGCTGGCGCGTGGCGTCGACGACCTTACGGTGCTCTTGCAGACCCTGGCTGGCTACGACGCCGACGATGCTCGCTCGCGCCGCCGCCGCGTGGCCTTCTCGCCGCCGGACTGGGAACCAGGCAACCTGCGCGCCGGCTTCCTGCCGGACCTTGCGGCGGTCGGTGTGGAGCGCGACGTCATCGACGTGTTCGAGGACGCGTTGTCCAAATTGAAGGGTGAACTGGGCGAGCGGCGTACCGTCGACTTCTCCGACTGGGATTTCGCCCGCACCCGACGCGCCGGTCTCCTGCTGATGGAGGCCGAGATGCTCAACACCTTCGCCACGGAGCTGGCCGACGAGGCGTATCCGGTGTCATCGGGTTTCCGCGACATGGTGGATTTCGCCGCGCGCAAATCCGCCGCCGACTATGTTGCGGCCGATCTCGTGCTGGATGCCGCCACGCTCAAGATGCGCCGCCTCTTCGCGCAGGTGGACGTGCTCGTACTGCCGACCACGCCGCAGGGCGCGTTCCCGCTCGACGGCCCGGTGCCATCGTCGCAAGCGGACCTGTGCAGCTTCGCCAGCCTGGCCGGCTGTCCCGCCGTGAGCATCCCCATGGGTACGTTGCCCAACGGGATGCCGATCGGTCTCCAACTGGTCGGTGCGCGTGGCTCGGATCTGCGCCTGCTCGAACTTGCCGGCGTCTGCGCCTCCTCGCTGGATGCGGAACCGGCCTACCCGGTGGAGCCACACTGA
- a CDS encoding alpha-ketoglutarate-dependent dioxygenase AlkB family protein — MWSRIGLPGADVTVAPGWLEREEADELLARLTDELPWEVHRIRMFGRVVDSPRLSAWIGDADATYRYSGTRFVPHPWTPSLQALRDRVAEACGARFNSVLANLYRSGGDRMGWHSDDEPELGPEPLIASLSLGAERTFRFRAKSGGEAVAVELGHGSLLRMAGATQRLYKHELPARARIAAPRINLTFRLIGA, encoded by the coding sequence ATCTGGTCGCGCATTGGTCTTCCCGGCGCGGATGTTACTGTCGCGCCGGGATGGCTGGAGCGCGAAGAAGCGGATGAGCTGCTGGCGCGACTCACCGACGAGCTTCCCTGGGAAGTCCATCGCATCCGGATGTTCGGCCGTGTCGTCGATTCCCCGCGTCTCAGCGCGTGGATCGGCGACGCGGATGCTACCTATCGTTATTCGGGCACGCGATTCGTCCCGCATCCCTGGACCCCATCGTTACAGGCGCTGCGCGATCGGGTCGCCGAGGCGTGTGGCGCCCGCTTCAACAGCGTGCTCGCCAATCTGTATCGCAGCGGTGGCGACCGCATGGGCTGGCACAGCGATGACGAGCCGGAACTCGGTCCCGAGCCGTTGATCGCATCGTTGAGCTTGGGGGCAGAGCGGACTTTCCGCTTTCGTGCGAAATCCGGTGGCGAGGCCGTCGCGGTGGAACTGGGTCATGGCAGCCTGCTGCGTATGGCGGGCGCCACGCAGCGGTTGTACAAGCACGAGCTTCCGGCGCGGGCGCGTATTGCCGCGCCGCGCATCAACCTGACGTTTCGCCTGATAGGCGCATGA
- a CDS encoding MlaE family ABC transporter permease, whose amino-acid sequence MATASFPGSVTLTREAGGPRLILSGDWTLPHYSDLHRRATELAGSIDSHATIDIHGLGAMDTSGAFIIAELLGSARTQALAQEEVLPPERRALLKTVGDAIDTYCTGITRPRDAGFVVMLERIGKAMSGFWKQTAKLLAFIGITLQGFLATIWRPRRWRVTSLVSHIEQTGLDAVPILALLSFMVGCVVAFLGSTALASYGASLFTVDLVGYAFLREFGVLLTAILLAGRTASAFTAQIGSMKAREEIDAIRTLGLDPVELLVLPRVLALLVSLPLLTFISMVAGVVGGGVVCLAVLKMSPSMFLTMFQADISLTQFLVGIAKAPVFAFMIAVIGCMEGFKVSGSAQSVGQHTTSAVVQSIFVVILLDALAALFYMEMGW is encoded by the coding sequence ATGGCAACGGCATCCTTCCCCGGCTCGGTGACGCTCACCCGCGAGGCGGGCGGACCCCGGCTGATCCTTTCCGGCGACTGGACCCTCCCCCATTACAGCGACCTGCACCGGCGAGCGACGGAACTGGCCGGGTCGATCGACAGCCACGCCACGATCGACATCCACGGACTGGGGGCCATGGACACATCGGGCGCCTTCATCATTGCCGAACTGCTGGGCAGCGCTCGCACGCAGGCGCTGGCCCAGGAAGAGGTGCTGCCCCCCGAACGTCGCGCCCTCCTGAAAACGGTCGGCGACGCGATCGACACCTATTGCACGGGCATCACTCGACCGCGCGATGCCGGCTTCGTCGTCATGCTGGAGCGCATCGGCAAGGCGATGTCCGGCTTCTGGAAGCAGACCGCCAAACTGCTCGCCTTCATCGGCATCACGCTCCAGGGCTTTCTCGCCACGATCTGGCGGCCACGCCGCTGGCGGGTCACCTCGCTGGTCTCGCACATCGAACAGACCGGTCTCGACGCCGTGCCGATCCTGGCGCTGTTGTCCTTCATGGTCGGTTGCGTGGTGGCCTTCCTCGGTTCGACGGCGCTTGCGAGCTACGGCGCCAGCCTGTTCACCGTGGACCTGGTCGGCTACGCCTTCCTCCGCGAGTTCGGCGTGCTGCTCACGGCCATCCTCCTCGCGGGCCGCACCGCGAGTGCATTCACCGCGCAAATCGGTTCGATGAAGGCCCGCGAGGAAATCGACGCGATCCGCACGTTGGGCCTCGATCCGGTGGAACTGCTGGTACTGCCGCGCGTGCTTGCCTTGCTGGTGTCGCTACCTCTGCTTACGTTCATTTCCATGGTGGCGGGCGTGGTCGGCGGCGGTGTCGTGTGTCTCGCCGTATTGAAGATGTCGCCATCGATGTTCCTGACGATGTTCCAGGCGGACATTTCGCTGACCCAGTTCCTGGTCGGTATCGCCAAGGCCCCCGTGTTCGCCTTCATGATCGCCGTGATCGGCTGCATGGAGGGCTTCAAGGTCTCCGGCAGCGCGCAGTCCGTGGGCCAACACACCACTTCGGCCGTCGTGCAGTCGATCTTCGTGGTGATACTGCTGGATGCACTGGCCGCCCTCTTCTATATGGAGATGGGCTGGTGA
- a CDS encoding ABC transporter ATP-binding protein codes for MHPKPSRETVIEVRGLLNRFGAQTVHEHLDLDVYRGEILGIVGGSGTGKSVLLRTIVGLVRPVAGEVRVFGENLLALSDERRSEVERRFGVLFQSGALFSSLTVAENVALPLVEHAGLPRVDAQRLAGVKLALAGLPVDAGRKYPAQLSGGMIKRAALARALALDPEILFLDEPTAGLDPISAAAFDSLIVTLRNALGLTVFLVTHDLDTLYTTCDRVAVLSQRRVLAAAPIDEVARTDDAWVQAYFNGPRGRAAHKGKD; via the coding sequence ATGCATCCAAAGCCGTCTCGCGAGACCGTGATCGAAGTGCGCGGCCTGCTCAACCGCTTCGGTGCGCAGACCGTCCACGAGCACCTGGACCTCGACGTCTACCGCGGCGAAATCCTCGGTATCGTCGGCGGATCGGGTACGGGTAAATCCGTACTGCTGCGGACCATCGTCGGGCTGGTGCGGCCGGTAGCTGGCGAAGTGCGGGTGTTCGGCGAAAACCTGCTGGCCCTGTCCGACGAACGCCGCTCGGAGGTGGAACGGCGATTCGGTGTGCTTTTCCAGAGTGGCGCCCTGTTCTCCTCGCTGACTGTGGCCGAGAACGTGGCGCTTCCGCTGGTCGAGCACGCCGGCCTGCCGCGCGTGGATGCGCAACGGCTGGCGGGCGTGAAGCTGGCGCTGGCCGGGCTGCCCGTCGACGCGGGACGCAAGTATCCCGCGCAGCTCTCTGGCGGCATGATCAAGCGCGCTGCGCTGGCCCGTGCACTGGCGCTGGATCCGGAAATCCTCTTCCTCGACGAACCCACCGCCGGCCTCGATCCGATCAGCGCCGCGGCGTTCGACAGCTTGATCGTGACCCTGCGCAACGCGCTCGGACTGACCGTGTTCCTCGTCACCCACGATCTCGACACTTTGTATACGACCTGCGATCGCGTGGCCGTACTCTCTCAGCGTCGCGTGCTCGCCGCAGCGCCCATCGACGAAGTGGCACGCACCGACGATGCCTGGGTCCAGGCATATTTCAACGGCCCGCGCGGCCGCGCAGCACACAAAGGCAAGGACTGA
- a CDS encoding glycosyltransferase, whose protein sequence is MSIPFSWRYKRLLSMARRVRASIALRGWRGTIERISQDLARRPDVDESLSLLPLEAAFSPLSLPTSTSPRISVIIPVYGKIEYTLACLRSIATFEPADPFEVIVVDDASPDNTATILAAVSGLRVINNEKNLGFVGSCNAGAAAARGEYLIFLNNDTQVTPGWSEALLRCFERHPDAGIAGSQLVYPDGRLQEAGAWVFADASAWNIGRFTSRKNPALRYARTVDYVSGASLAIPRHLFESLGGFDTRFAPGYYEDTDLAFAARAAGRSAWYVPDSIVVHSEGISSAGLADTGMKRYQAINQTKFAEKWRDALRKQPAPGTPLTAVDRARRRGTVLVVDTVMPDASRDSGSLRLVGILKLLLADGWHVVFAPDDGHAEDAAIRELGAIGVEVLVRPWVSSVPSWLAANHRDLHAAILCRHTVAAQYESLVRRHSPSAKLIFDTVDLHFLREERAAERSGNSALARQAEASRRQELALIQKADTTFVVSEYERDMLSRLMPDARVALLSNIHDVYGRETGFAGRRDLLFIGGYGHPPNADAMHWMAQDILPALRQVAPDARIWVAGDVPDAERRSLSDAGLDMLGRVPDLAPLMNSVLASIAPLRFGAGVKGKVNMAMSHGLPVIGTPVAVEGMHLIDGRDVLTAVTAADFANAYVRLAGDPVGWQRLSDSSVAHVARHFSAQAAHSALCEALGDEGPSD, encoded by the coding sequence GTGTCGATCCCGTTTTCCTGGCGCTACAAGCGCCTGCTGAGCATGGCGCGGCGCGTGCGTGCGAGCATCGCGCTGCGTGGATGGCGCGGCACGATCGAGCGTATTTCCCAGGACCTAGCTCGCCGTCCCGACGTTGACGAATCGCTTAGCCTGCTTCCGCTGGAAGCTGCTTTTTCGCCCCTGTCGCTGCCCACATCCACGTCGCCTCGAATCAGCGTGATCATCCCGGTTTACGGGAAAATCGAGTACACGCTGGCTTGCCTTCGCTCCATCGCGACGTTCGAACCCGCGGATCCGTTCGAAGTCATCGTCGTGGACGATGCGTCACCGGACAACACCGCAACGATCCTGGCCGCGGTTTCGGGCCTCCGCGTTATCAACAACGAAAAGAACCTCGGCTTCGTGGGTAGTTGCAACGCGGGCGCCGCGGCGGCTCGTGGCGAATACCTCATCTTCCTCAATAACGACACACAGGTGACGCCCGGCTGGAGCGAAGCGCTGCTGCGGTGTTTCGAGCGCCATCCGGACGCTGGCATCGCCGGAAGTCAGCTCGTCTATCCCGACGGCCGCCTCCAGGAAGCGGGCGCCTGGGTGTTCGCCGATGCGTCGGCATGGAACATCGGACGCTTCACCTCGCGGAAGAATCCTGCGCTGCGCTACGCCCGCACGGTCGACTACGTCTCCGGCGCGTCGCTGGCCATCCCGCGTCATCTCTTCGAATCGCTGGGGGGGTTCGACACACGATTCGCACCCGGCTACTACGAAGACACCGACCTCGCCTTCGCCGCTCGCGCCGCTGGCCGGTCCGCCTGGTACGTGCCCGACAGCATAGTGGTGCACTCGGAAGGCATCAGCTCCGCCGGCCTTGCAGACACGGGGATGAAACGCTACCAGGCCATCAACCAGACCAAGTTTGCGGAAAAATGGCGCGATGCTTTGCGAAAGCAGCCGGCGCCCGGCACGCCGCTGACCGCTGTCGATCGCGCACGCCGTCGCGGAACGGTGCTGGTGGTGGACACCGTCATGCCCGATGCGTCGCGGGATTCGGGCTCGCTGCGTCTCGTTGGGATATTGAAACTGCTTTTGGCAGACGGCTGGCACGTGGTCTTCGCGCCCGATGACGGGCACGCCGAGGACGCCGCCATTCGCGAGCTTGGCGCAATCGGCGTCGAGGTGCTCGTGAGGCCATGGGTTAGCAGCGTGCCGTCGTGGCTCGCCGCGAATCACCGTGATCTGCACGCCGCCATTCTGTGTCGCCACACCGTAGCGGCGCAGTACGAAAGCCTGGTGCGTCGACACTCGCCAAGCGCCAAGCTGATCTTCGATACGGTGGACCTGCATTTCCTCAGGGAAGAACGCGCCGCCGAACGCAGCGGCAACAGCGCGCTCGCGAGACAGGCGGAAGCCAGCCGTCGGCAGGAGCTGGCGCTGATCCAGAAAGCCGACACGACCTTCGTCGTCAGCGAGTACGAGCGCGACATGCTCTCCCGGCTGATGCCGGACGCAAGAGTGGCGCTGCTCTCCAACATCCACGACGTCTACGGACGCGAGACAGGTTTCGCAGGACGGCGCGATCTTCTCTTCATCGGTGGCTATGGACACCCGCCGAATGCCGATGCGATGCATTGGATGGCGCAGGACATCCTGCCCGCACTCCGACAAGTCGCGCCCGACGCACGGATTTGGGTTGCCGGAGACGTACCCGACGCTGAGCGTCGCAGTCTCTCGGATGCCGGCCTGGACATGCTGGGTCGCGTTCCCGACCTGGCGCCGCTGATGAACTCGGTCCTCGCGTCCATCGCACCGCTGCGCTTCGGTGCTGGGGTCAAGGGCAAGGTCAACATGGCGATGAGTCATGGGTTGCCTGTCATTGGTACGCCCGTCGCGGTAGAGGGCATGCATCTGATCGATGGGCGCGATGTGCTGACCGCGGTCACTGCCGCCGACTTCGCTAACGCCTATGTTCGGCTCGCCGGGGATCCGGTGGGCTGGCAAAGGCTCTCGGATAGCTCAGTGGCCCACGTCGCCCGACATTTTTCCGCCCAGGCAGCGCATTCAGCCCTCTGCGAGGCGCTCGGCGACGAGGGACCTTCAGACTGA
- a CDS encoding electron transfer flavoprotein-ubiquinone oxidoreductase codes for MSERETMEYDLVVVGAGPAGLAFAIRTKQLNPEISVCVIEKASTIGAQILSGAVIETGPLDRLLPNWRDNPPPVCVPVTKDEFWMLRDHASGTKMPLTPPQMNNHGNVIVSLGALCAWLAPQAEALGVDVFPGYAAAEALIEDGKVAGVRIGDMGVARDGSHKPGYTEGIDIRAKVTVLAEGCRGHISKALIKQFDLDANSDPQTYGIGLKELWQLPPGRGEPGKVVHTVGWPLPSDIYGGSFLYHLDNDRVAVGFVVGLDYPDPNFSPFEAFQQFKHHPNVKGLLDGGTIVSGGARAIIEGGYQSLPKVDMPGAILIGDSAGLVNVPKIKGTHQAIASAMLAAEHLAGNGLDPTGWDGVLRGSAVMAELKKVRNIRPGFNKGLWRGLINAAWETVTGGRSPWTLKNHADWSALDKLGQYEAPKKDYVDRTLAPRDRLASVYFAATEHDEDQPVHLKVLDTSICVDRCTTEYGNPCQRFCPAGVYEIVQDDAGRRLQINAANCVHCKTCDIKDPYQIITWVTPEGGSGPNYQNL; via the coding sequence ATGAGCGAACGCGAAACCATGGAATACGACCTCGTGGTCGTCGGGGCCGGCCCCGCCGGTCTCGCGTTCGCGATCCGCACGAAACAACTCAATCCCGAGATCTCGGTCTGCGTGATCGAGAAGGCCTCGACGATCGGGGCGCAGATCCTGTCGGGCGCCGTGATCGAGACGGGTCCGCTCGACCGCCTGCTGCCCAACTGGCGCGACAATCCGCCGCCGGTCTGCGTGCCGGTGACCAAGGACGAGTTCTGGATGCTGCGCGACCATGCGTCTGGCACCAAGATGCCGCTGACGCCGCCGCAGATGAACAACCACGGCAACGTCATCGTCAGTCTCGGCGCCCTGTGTGCATGGTTGGCACCGCAGGCCGAGGCGCTCGGCGTCGATGTCTTCCCCGGCTACGCGGCCGCGGAAGCGCTGATCGAGGACGGCAAGGTCGCTGGCGTACGCATCGGCGACATGGGCGTCGCGCGCGACGGCAGCCACAAGCCGGGCTACACCGAAGGCATCGACATCCGCGCGAAGGTCACCGTGCTCGCCGAAGGTTGCCGCGGCCACATCAGCAAGGCGCTCATCAAGCAGTTCGACCTCGACGCGAACAGCGACCCGCAGACCTACGGCATCGGCCTCAAGGAGCTCTGGCAGCTTCCGCCGGGTCGTGGCGAGCCGGGCAAGGTGGTGCATACGGTGGGCTGGCCGTTGCCGAGCGACATCTACGGCGGCAGCTTCCTCTATCACCTCGACAACGACCGCGTCGCCGTGGGTTTCGTGGTGGGCCTCGACTATCCCGATCCGAACTTCTCGCCGTTCGAGGCGTTCCAGCAGTTCAAGCACCACCCCAACGTGAAAGGCCTGCTCGACGGCGGCACCATCGTCTCGGGTGGCGCGCGCGCGATCATCGAAGGCGGTTACCAGTCGTTGCCGAAGGTGGACATGCCCGGTGCGATCCTCATCGGCGACTCCGCGGGCCTGGTCAACGTGCCCAAGATCAAGGGCACCCACCAGGCCATCGCCTCCGCCATGCTCGCGGCGGAACATCTGGCCGGCAACGGCCTCGACCCGACAGGTTGGGATGGCGTGCTGCGCGGCTCCGCGGTCATGGCGGAGCTGAAGAAAGTGCGCAACATCCGCCCTGGATTCAACAAGGGCCTGTGGCGCGGACTCATCAACGCCGCGTGGGAAACCGTCACGGGCGGCCGCTCGCCGTGGACGCTCAAGAACCACGCCGACTGGTCCGCGCTGGACAAGCTCGGCCAATACGAAGCGCCGAAGAAAGACTACGTCGATCGCACGCTCGCCCCGCGCGACCGTCTCGCCAGCGTCTACTTCGCCGCCACCGAGCACGACGAGGACCAGCCGGTCCACCTCAAGGTGCTCGACACGAGCATCTGCGTCGACCGCTGCACCACCGAATACGGCAACCCCTGCCAGCGCTTCTGCCCAGCCGGCGTCTACGAGATCGTGCAGGACGACGCAGGCCGCCGCCTGCAGATCAACGCCGCGAACTGCGTGCACTGCAAGACGTGCGACATCAAGGACCCGTACCAGATCATCACCTGGGTCACGCCCGAGGGCGGGTCCGGGCCGAATTATCAGAACCTCTAA
- a CDS encoding MlaD family protein, giving the protein METRAHHVLIGLFTVLVVLFGLGFGVWLAKAHSDQEWNYYDIVFNEAVTGLSRGGAVQYNGIRLGDVMQLRLDPDDPRRVLARIRVEGDTPLRKDTHAKLALTGVTGVAIIQLSGGSPGSPTLVGHDGEVPVIIADPSPFARILANGEDLITNINQAAARASELLSKENVHRIERTLDHLDKTTGVIADEREDIRALIKQLAAATQQANDTLAESRSLVHNANGLVEGQGKATLESAQRAMASLEHSMASIDRLLNDNSDAINGGAASLGELAPALHELRDTLGSLRSITRRLDENPSGYLFGREKTKEFTP; this is encoded by the coding sequence ATGGAAACCCGGGCCCACCACGTCCTCATCGGACTGTTCACCGTCCTGGTCGTTCTCTTCGGCCTCGGCTTCGGCGTCTGGCTCGCCAAGGCGCATTCGGACCAGGAATGGAATTACTACGACATCGTGTTCAATGAAGCCGTGACCGGCCTGTCGCGCGGGGGCGCCGTGCAGTACAACGGCATCCGCTTGGGCGACGTGATGCAGCTGCGACTCGATCCCGACGACCCGCGCCGCGTACTCGCACGCATCCGCGTCGAGGGCGATACACCGCTGCGCAAGGATACCCACGCCAAGCTCGCCCTCACCGGCGTGACCGGCGTGGCGATCATCCAGTTGTCCGGCGGTTCGCCGGGCAGCCCGACGTTGGTGGGACATGACGGCGAGGTACCGGTGATCATCGCCGACCCGTCGCCCTTCGCGCGCATCCTTGCCAACGGCGAGGATCTCATCACCAACATCAACCAGGCCGCCGCCCGCGCCAGCGAACTCCTGTCAAAGGAAAACGTGCACCGTATCGAGCGCACGCTGGATCACCTGGACAAGACCACGGGCGTGATCGCCGACGAGCGCGAGGACATCCGCGCGCTCATCAAGCAACTGGCTGCCGCCACACAGCAGGCGAACGATACGCTCGCCGAAAGCCGCTCACTGGTGCACAACGCCAACGGTCTGGTCGAAGGCCAGGGCAAGGCCACGCTGGAAAGCGCACAGCGCGCCATGGCCTCGCTCGAACATTCGATGGCATCGATCGACCGGCTCCTCAACGACAACAGCGATGCGATCAATGGCGGCGCCGCCAGCCTCGGCGAGCTGGCTCCGGCACTGCACGAACTGCGCGACACGCTCGGTTCGTTGCGCTCCATCACCCGTCGCCTCGACGAGAACCCCAGCGGCTACCTGTTCGGCCGAGAGAAGACCAAGGAGTTCACCCCATGA